From Deltaproteobacteria bacterium:
CGTCGGCGAAGTTGGTGGCCGCCGACACTTCATCCTCGTCCACGCCCAGATGCTCCGAAATCAACTCGGCCAGAGTTTGCATTGCGTTCATGCTCCCGGTGCTACCTCCGCAACCTTGGTGTGCGGCGCACGATAGCGAGCCGATCGTCTCCTCGTCCACCACCTGATGTGCTCTTCAGCACACCGGCGGCCGATTTTCCCCGACTCAGGCGAGCTGCCGCGAGGGCAGCCGCAGCAGATCGGATTGGACGAGCAGATCGAAGTCGGGATTGTGCTCTCGCTCGAAGAAGGCGGAGGTGAGGAACACCTTGCGGCCGGCGCGGGCCACCAGGCCGTTGCGCTCGAAGCTCTTCATCACCCGCGCGACGTTGGCGCGCGAGGCGATGGCGAACTCGGCCAAGTCGGCGTGGGTCAGCGGCACATCGATGATGACACCGTCATCCTGTTCGCGCCCGAAGTCGCGAGCGAGAACGCCAAGCTCACGCTTGAGCCGCTCCTCCAGCCGCAAGCCGAGCAGCGAGCACTTCTCATGCAGCAGCCGGCTGAGAGCGCGCCAGCTGTACGACATTATCCGCATCACTGATTGTGGCGGAGCGCTGGCGATTAGTACCGCCATCATCTCGCTGGTGACCATGGCGACGGTGCAATCGGTAAAGGCACTGGCACCGAACAGGCGCGGCCGACCGCGCTCGGCGTACCAGTTGAGGCCAAAGAACTGCCCCGGCCGCACCAGCTGCACGCCGACCATGCCGTTACCCGCCGGGCAGGTGACTTTGACGGCACCGGAAACCAGGAAGTTCACCAGGTCGGCGGCGTCGTCGGTGGTGAAGATCTCCTGGCCCTTGCGCCAGCGCCCGAGTTGCGCCCGCCGCACCAGCTCGGCCACCGCCACATCGGTGAGCCCCATGCGCCGCCCGGTTTCGGCAATCAACAGCCGAAACTGCTCTTTCGGTACGCTCAGCATCGCCTGCCTGCTCGCGACTGCCACACTAGGTCAGCCCCCGACAGAGAAGTCAAGGTGCAAACCGCCGGCCGGCGCGGCGCCTGCCAACTGCGCACGCACTCGCCCGCGCATGATCTTGCCCGCGGCGGTGCGTGGAAAATCCTCGACCAATAACACCCGGCGCGGCACCTTGAAGCCGGCGAGCAGCCGCCGCGCGGCGGCTTGCAGCGCGGCCGCGGTGAGCGCAGCGCCCGGGCGCAGCCGGACGCAGGCGGTCACCGCCTCGCCCCAGCGCGGATCGGGCACGCCCACGACACAGACCTCGGCGACCGCCGGGTGCGCCTGCAGTGCGGCTTCGATTTCCGCCGGATGGATGTTCTCGCCGCCGGAGATGATCAGCTCATCGCGCCGTCCGATAACGTAGAGAAAGCCCTCGGCATCGAAACA
This genomic window contains:
- a CDS encoding Crp/Fnr family transcriptional regulator, which translates into the protein MLSVPKEQFRLLIAETGRRMGLTDVAVAELVRRAQLGRWRKGQEIFTTDDAADLVNFLVSGAVKVTCPAGNGMVGVQLVRPGQFFGLNWYAERGRPRLFGASAFTDCTVAMVTSEMMAVLIASAPPQSVMRIMSYSWRALSRLLHEKCSLLGLRLEERLKRELGVLARDFGREQDDGVIIDVPLTHADLAEFAIASRANVARVMKSFERNGLVARAGRKVFLTSAFFEREHNPDFDLLVQSDLLRLPSRQLA